The Plodia interpunctella isolate USDA-ARS_2022_Savannah chromosome 11, ilPloInte3.2, whole genome shotgun sequence genome includes a window with the following:
- the LOC128673875 gene encoding ecdysone oxidase-like, with protein sequence MEGLSGLTSGLSLRPTAADIFMAVTAVQLTSFMTAPHGQDNCSGTEFDYIIVGAGSAGSIIATRLSEDKNVNVLLVEAGGDPPLTSILPAYFALLPHTKWDWNFTSTRSPMHQCHTDLTINMPQGKMLGGGSSFNWMCYVTGDPHDYDTWAYISGDDSWKYDNILPLIKRNEDLRDKPTVESPNGIYHGTRGPVGVTRQYNKEIDKYLESFKELGHDIVLDTNGRNTLGFSHLLLTIADGVRQSTAHAFLKPAMDRPNLCILTHTMATKILFDYDKNAEGIETINLIKGDKIAYKAKREVIISAGALNSAKLMMLSGIGPKRHLEEMGIPVIADLSVGENLQDHLPVLQGYLTDKSVIPNLPINPHEYPEPLFGGYVALNKSQSYPDYQILGSILDPIILLVLSELTTTYKQELIDKFFKDSIGRHIIYMHTTKLTPRSRGKVLLNSTDPLDKPILQLGFYSDEQDLADAVAYTRDVHRVSHTKYLKSMKAKLLKPTCCEDLDEETEEYWFCHCKCLSASYYHYCGTCSMGLVVDSKLRVYNVKKLRVADGSVMPVIPSGNTNVPIMMIGEKCADMIKAVSNEV encoded by the exons ATGGAAGGATTGAGCGGGTTGACGTCAGGATTAAGTCTCAGGCCCACAGCGGCCGACATCTTCATGGCAGTCACCGCTGTACAGCTGACTAGCTTCATGACAGCACCACATGGACAGGACAACTGCA gtGGAACTGAGTTCGACTACATTATAGTAGGTGCCGGGTCTGCTGGCAGCATTATCGCCACAAGACTATCCGAAGACAAAAATGTCAACGTACTTTTGGTGGAAGCTGGGGGCGACCCACCTTTGACTTCAATT ctTCCTGCCTATTTTGCTCTTCTACCTCATACAAAATGGGATTGGAACTTTACATCTACACGCAGTCCCATGCACCAATGTCATACAGACCTGACAATAAACATGCCTCAAGGTAAGATGCTCGGCGGCGGGAGCAGCTTCAACTGGATGTGCTACGTAACAGGGGACCCCCACGACTACGACACCTGGGCTTACATCTCAGGTGATGACTCTTGGAAATATGACAATATTTTACCACTAATAAAACGTAATGAAGATCTCCGTGACAAACCAACCGTCGAGTCCCCCAACGGAATTTATCATGGAACTCGCGGCCCTGTGGGCGTTACTAGGCAATACAACAAAGAAATCGACAAATATCTTGAATCTTTCAAGGAACTGGGTCACGATATCGTTCTAGATACTAACGGTAGAAACACATTAGGATTTAGTCATCTTTTACTCACTATTGCCGATGGTGTTCGCCAAAGCACGGCACATGCCTTTTTAAAACCAGCAATGGATCGTCCAAATTTATGCATTCTTACACATACTATGgcaacaaaaattttatttgactatGATAAAAACGCGGAGGGTATTGagacaattaatttaataaaaggtGACAAAATAGCCTACAAAGCAAAAAGAGAAGTTATTATATCTGCGGGAGCTCTTAACAGCGCTAAACTCATGATGCTATCTGGAATCGGTCCTAAAAGACATTTGGAAGAAATGGGTATTCCTGTAATTGCCGACCTATCGGTAGGAGAAAATTTACAAGACCACTTGCCCGTATTGCAAGGTTATCTGACTGACAAGAGTGTTATCCCGAATTTACCTATTAATCCTCATGAGTACCCGGAACCACTTTTTGGTGGTTATGTCGCTCTAAACAAAAGTCAATCGTATCCTGACTATCAAATACTAGGTTCCATCCTAGATCCCATCATATTGTTAGTGCTCAGTGAACTTACAACCACATACAAACAAGAgcttattgataaatttttcaAGGACAGTATAGGAAGACATATCATTTATATGCACACAACAAAACTTACTCCGAGATCTAGAGGCAAAGTACTTTTAAACAGTACAGATCCATTGGACAAGCCTATACTTCAATTAGGCTTTTATTCGGATGAACAAGATTTAGCTGACGCGGTTGCATATACGCGAGACGTGCATCGCGTTTCTCATACGAAATACTTGAAAAGCATGAAAGCTAAGTTACTGAAACCGACATGTTGTGAGGATTTGGACGAGGAGACTGAAGAATATTGGTTTTGTCACTGCAAGTGTTTGTCAGCCAGTTACTATCATTACTGTGGGACCTGTTCCATGGGGTTGGTGGTGGACTCAAAGCTGAGGGTTTACAACGTCAAGAAACTTCGCGTCGCCGACGGCAGTGTCATGCCCGTCATCCCCAGTGGCAACACGAATGTACCAATCATGATGATTGGAGAAAAATGTGCAGATATGATCAAGGCAGTCAGTAATGAAGTGTGA